Proteins co-encoded in one Halostella limicola genomic window:
- a CDS encoding prenyltransferase/squalene oxidase repeat-containing protein has protein sequence MTLDQPDSAHEQRRTGPPPARGNQPTILRVLRDTLAYSRRRDYTGWDYGDGMSSKILQRLPVDNKWVNIAFQETIKRAPVNVRPLFLVEQRRNYQGAALFAMTNLNFHRLKTDIDYGRDVGGETDYLDEARRLLRWLVDNQSEGYSGFCGGHKHQLQHLDGRGHPNDPDVVSTSYAVKALLSGADLDSRYPEMARTAADFVVEDLNYREVDGGDGAIINYHMNHSEEYYTINAGALGARLFIELYDYFGDEEYRERATKILDHVAQLQTDVGGWHYRHPSDASHLSMDSHHNGFVIECFQQYQSITGTSRYEETIDDALAFYRGLFDPDGAPHFDESSAYPRDIHAAAQGILVFSYAGDLEFAERILQWALDNLYAGGGQFYYREERFYTKRITLMRWCQAWMAYAMSEYLTAQRLSGTPELGVEIG, from the coding sequence ATGACGTTGGACCAACCCGACAGCGCGCACGAACAGCGACGTACCGGCCCCCCGCCCGCGCGGGGGAACCAGCCCACGATCCTCAGAGTCCTCCGGGACACCCTCGCGTACTCGCGCCGACGCGACTACACCGGCTGGGACTACGGGGACGGGATGTCGAGCAAGATACTGCAGCGGCTCCCGGTGGACAACAAGTGGGTAAACATCGCCTTTCAGGAGACGATAAAGCGCGCCCCGGTGAACGTCCGGCCGCTCTTTCTCGTCGAGCAGCGCCGCAACTATCAGGGGGCGGCGCTGTTCGCGATGACGAACCTGAACTTCCACCGCCTCAAGACGGACATCGACTACGGACGCGACGTGGGCGGGGAAACGGACTACCTCGACGAGGCCCGCCGACTGCTCCGGTGGCTCGTCGACAACCAGTCCGAGGGCTACAGCGGGTTCTGCGGCGGACACAAGCACCAGCTCCAGCACCTCGACGGCCGGGGACACCCCAACGACCCCGACGTCGTCTCCACCTCCTACGCCGTCAAGGCCCTGCTGTCCGGCGCCGACCTCGATTCGCGGTACCCGGAGATGGCCCGCACCGCCGCCGACTTCGTCGTCGAGGACCTCAACTACCGCGAGGTCGACGGCGGCGACGGGGCGATCATCAACTACCACATGAACCACTCCGAGGAGTACTACACGATTAACGCCGGTGCCCTCGGGGCGCGTCTTTTCATCGAACTGTACGATTACTTCGGCGACGAGGAGTACCGCGAGCGCGCGACGAAGATCCTCGACCACGTCGCGCAGCTCCAGACCGACGTCGGCGGCTGGCACTACCGGCACCCGTCCGATGCGTCGCACCTCTCGATGGACAGCCACCACAACGGTTTCGTCATCGAGTGCTTCCAGCAGTACCAGTCGATCACGGGCACATCGCGCTACGAGGAGACGATAGACGACGCGCTCGCGTTCTACCGCGGGCTCTTCGACCCGGACGGCGCGCCCCATTTCGACGAGTCGAGCGCCTACCCGCGGGACATCCACGCGGCCGCCCAGGGCATCCTCGTGTTCTCGTACGCCGGCGATCTGGAGTTCGCCGAGCGGATCCTGCAGTGGGCGCTCGACAACCTGTACGCGGGCGGCGGCCAGTTCTACTACCGGGAGGAGCGCTTCTACACGAAACGCATCACGCTCATGCGCTGGTGTCAGGCCTGGATGGCCTACGCGATGTCGGAGTACCTGACCGCCCAGCGGCTCTCCGGAACGCCGGAGTTAGGCGTCGAAATC
- a CDS encoding DUF354 domain-containing protein produces the protein MRYLFFTNTPAHVHLYKHAVRELRRRGHDARILARDYGCTIDLLEWYDLPYETYGRCETSKYSLLRNLPNHYRNILSYAVRFDPDLVFGMGAYSAHAGALTRTPVVLVLDSEPTTIDHKISRPFADAMLTPAAFQKDLGEHHYEFPGFKECAYLHPDVFESEGDVRERLGLGPDERYVLLRFNAFGSHHDVGEGGFTPQQRRELIEALSEEATVLLSDEGGEMDVDSLPAREFDLHPALLHDALAEADLLVADTQTMVTEAALLGTPAIRSNSFVGDGDMGNFLELEDRGLVRNLRAFDDVLATATELLADEDATDRWERRREQFMGETVNLTEAIVDVAMDPSSIDAIPSLSRRRMKDASPLTTGTHT, from the coding sequence ATGAGGTACCTGTTTTTTACAAACACTCCGGCGCACGTTCACCTCTACAAACACGCCGTGCGCGAGCTCCGACGGCGCGGGCACGACGCTCGGATCCTCGCGCGCGACTACGGGTGCACGATCGACCTCCTGGAGTGGTACGACCTCCCCTACGAGACGTACGGTCGCTGCGAGACGAGCAAGTACTCGCTGCTGCGCAACCTCCCCAACCACTACCGGAACATCCTCTCGTACGCCGTCCGGTTCGATCCGGACCTGGTGTTCGGGATGGGGGCGTACTCCGCCCACGCCGGTGCGCTCACGCGAACGCCGGTCGTCCTCGTCCTCGATTCGGAACCCACGACGATCGACCACAAGATCTCGCGGCCGTTCGCCGACGCGATGCTGACGCCGGCCGCCTTCCAGAAGGATCTGGGCGAACACCACTACGAGTTCCCCGGCTTCAAGGAGTGCGCCTACCTCCACCCCGACGTGTTCGAGTCGGAGGGCGACGTGCGCGAGCGCCTCGGCCTCGGCCCCGACGAGCGCTACGTCCTCCTCCGGTTCAACGCCTTCGGCTCCCACCACGACGTGGGCGAGGGAGGGTTCACTCCCCAGCAGCGCCGAGAGCTGATCGAGGCGCTCTCCGAGGAGGCCACGGTGTTGCTCTCCGACGAGGGCGGGGAGATGGACGTCGACAGCCTGCCGGCCCGGGAGTTCGACCTCCACCCCGCGCTGTTGCACGACGCGCTCGCGGAGGCGGACCTCCTCGTCGCCGACACGCAGACGATGGTCACCGAGGCCGCGCTGCTTGGGACGCCCGCGATCCGGTCGAACTCCTTCGTCGGCGACGGCGACATGGGGAACTTCCTCGAACTCGAGGACCGCGGTCTCGTCCGCAACCTGCGGGCGTTCGACGACGTCCTCGCGACCGCGACGGAACTGCTGGCCGACGAAGACGCCACCGACCGCTGGGAGCGCCGCCGCGAGCAGTTCATGGGTGAGACCGTCAATCTCACTGAAGCGATCGTCGACGTCGCCATGGATCCGTCGTCGATCGACGCGATCCCGTCGCTCTCGCGGCGGCGGATGAAGGACGCCTCGCCGCTGACGACTGGAACCCACACGTAG
- a CDS encoding GNAT family N-acetyltransferase, with protein sequence MNIEHLSIDEWADALPSDGFDVFHTPEALRVLDVHTSADLTLLGGFKGQQAVALFPAFVRDCGVGRMITSPPPSKNIPHMGPLLMPNSPKRRKQEKLNRTFTEGVLDELDATASQTLFRTITTPEFDPRPFEWADLSVEPSFTYRLDLDGADLDDVRSSFSSSLRRDIRDAEETDATVSIEGVTAARAVFDRMVERYEDNDDTLGVTWPFVRDLVDALDDRCRVYTVRSGDGEFLSGIITLYSNDAAYFWQGGARADYQGTSVNSLLHWEIIADIVEDPELESVHQYDLVGANTERLCKYKAKFGAQLRPYFLVESGGPSMEIAKRAYQLVSN encoded by the coding sequence ATGAATATCGAACATCTGTCAATAGACGAGTGGGCAGACGCCCTTCCGTCGGATGGATTCGACGTGTTTCACACGCCCGAAGCGCTCCGCGTTCTCGACGTCCACACTTCCGCCGATTTAACTCTCCTCGGCGGTTTCAAGGGTCAACAGGCGGTCGCGCTCTTTCCGGCGTTCGTCCGCGACTGCGGCGTCGGCCGCATGATAACGTCCCCGCCGCCGTCGAAGAACATCCCGCACATGGGGCCGCTCCTGATGCCCAACTCCCCGAAACGGCGGAAACAGGAGAAGCTGAACCGGACGTTCACCGAGGGGGTCCTCGACGAACTGGACGCGACGGCCTCCCAGACGCTGTTCCGGACGATCACGACGCCGGAGTTCGACCCGCGCCCCTTCGAGTGGGCGGACCTCTCCGTCGAACCGTCGTTCACCTACCGCCTCGACCTCGACGGGGCCGACCTCGACGACGTGCGGAGTTCGTTCAGCAGTAGCCTGCGACGGGACATCCGCGACGCCGAGGAGACGGACGCGACGGTTTCGATCGAGGGGGTGACCGCGGCCCGGGCAGTGTTCGACCGCATGGTCGAGCGATACGAGGACAACGACGACACGCTCGGTGTCACCTGGCCGTTCGTACGCGATCTGGTCGACGCGCTCGACGACCGCTGCCGGGTCTACACCGTCCGCTCCGGCGACGGGGAGTTCCTGAGCGGCATTATCACGCTCTACTCGAACGACGCCGCGTACTTCTGGCAGGGCGGCGCGCGCGCGGACTATCAGGGGACCAGCGTCAACAGCCTGCTACACTGGGAGATAATCGCCGACATCGTCGAGGACCCGGAACTGGAGTCGGTCCACCAGTACGACCTCGTCGGCGCGAACACGGAGCGGCTCTGCAAGTACAAGGCGAAGTTCGGCGCGCAGCTCCGGCCGTATTTCCTCGTCGAGTCCGGCGGCCCGAGCATGGAGATCGCGAAGCGGGCGTACCAGCTCGTCAGCAACTGA